A stretch of the Notamacropus eugenii isolate mMacEug1 chromosome 2, mMacEug1.pri_v2, whole genome shotgun sequence genome encodes the following:
- the LOC140524087 gene encoding intelectin-2-like has protein sequence MIWLCTLLFLILVTKKGLPLILEETCASSPGFIPRSCKEIKERCPESDDGLYFLHTGNGNIYQTFCDMRSGGGGWTLVASVHENHLAGKCTQGDRWSSQQGNREDYPEGDGNWANYATFGSAEGATSDDYKNPGYYDIQAKDLAIWHVPNKSPLQQWRNSSLLTYRTSTYFFSHEGGNLFGLYQKHPVKYRTGKCWTDNGPAVSVIYDFGDGEKTAKYYSPVVQNELVGGFVQFRVYNNERAVNALCAGVRVIGCNTDVHCIGGGGFFPKGNPRQCGDFSAFDWDGYGTHVGYSSSGEITEAAVLLFYK, from the exons atgatctggcTTTGTACATTATTGTTCCTGATCCTGGTGACCAAAAAGG GCCTCCCTCTGATCTTAGAAGAGACCTGTGCTTCTTCCCCTGGATTCATCCCTCGAAGCtgcaaggaaatcaaagaaagatgtCCAGAGTCAGATG ATGGCCTATACTTCCTTCATACTGGGAATGGGAACATCTACCAGACCTTTTGCGACATGAGGTCTGGGGGAGGTGGCTGGACCCTGGTGGCCAGTGTGCATGAGAATCACTTGGCAGGGAAGTGCACCCAGGGGGATCGTTGGTCCAGCCAGCAGGGTAACAGAGAAGACTACCCTGAAGGTGATGGGAATTGGGCCAATTATGCCACCTTTGGATCTGCAGAAGGTGCTACCAGTGATGACTACAAGA ACCCAGGTTACTATGACATCCAAGCCAAGGACCTGGCCATCTGGCATGTGCCCAACAAGTCTCCCCTGCAGCAATGGCGAAATAGCTCCCTGCTTACATATCGTACATCCACTTACTTCTTCAGTCATGAGGGAGGGAACCTGTTTGGCCTTTATCAG AAGCATCCAGTGAAGTACAGGACTGGTAAGTGTTGGACTGACAATGGCCCAGCTGTGTCCGTCATCTATGACTTTGGTGATGGAGAAAAAACTGCCAAGTATTACTCTCCAGTGGTCCAGA ATGAACTTGTTGGAGGCTTTGTCCAGTTCCGGGTATATAATAATGAAAGAGCAGTCAATGCTCTGTGTGCTGGAGTGCGAGTCATTGGATGTAACACTGACGTT CACTGCATTGGTGGAGGAGGATTCTTCCCCAAAGGGAATCCCAGGCAGTGTGGGGATTTCTCTGCCTTTGACTGGGATGGCTATGGAACTCATGTTGGTTATAGCAGCAGTGGAGAGATAACAGAGGCTGCTGTGCTCCTGTTCTACAAATGA